One genomic window of Thermodesulfobacteriota bacterium includes the following:
- a CDS encoding PTS sugar transporter subunit IIA has translation MNMVGVVVVTHCRLGEEMIAAARLVVGEELKQFEPVSIDPQEGSEEIRAKIISAIRKVEGGEGVLILTDMYGGTPSNISLSFLEEKKIEVITGVNLPMLLKLATCKESMDLESLAAFITDYGQRNINLASEVLKKRVDKK, from the coding sequence ATGAACATGGTCGGGGTGGTGGTGGTGACGCACTGTCGTTTAGGAGAGGAGATGATCGCGGCGGCCAGGCTGGTCGTGGGAGAGGAGCTGAAGCAGTTCGAGCCGGTCTCGATCGATCCCCAGGAGGGGTCCGAGGAGATCCGGGCGAAGATCATCTCGGCGATCCGAAAGGTCGAGGGCGGCGAGGGCGTTCTGATCCTGACGGACATGTACGGGGGGACGCCCTCCAACATCAGCCTCTCCTTTCTGGAGGAGAAGAAGATCGAGGTGATCACCGGGGTCAATCTCCCCATGTTGTTGAAATTGGCCACTTGCAAGGAGTCGATGGACCTGGAATCCCTGGCCGCCTTCATCACCGACTACGGCCAGAGGAATATCAATCTGGCCAGCGAGGTGCTGAAGAAACGGGTGGACAAGAAGTGA
- the rapZ gene encoding RNase adapter RapZ has protein sequence MKPQRIILITGLSGSGKTTAIKALEDAGFYCVDNLPPPLLSKFLELCKESAEKISKVAIVQDIRSALGHLPPGQTEEDFFEASRRMIEELRREGFPIEVLFLDASDPVLTRRFSETRRQHPLALGGCILDGIRLERERLRGLRDIANEVIDTSQFNVHELKAKVQQYAQKDPQAVPLTLTLLSFGYSFGVPYEADLMFDVRFLPNPYYVEELKRFPGDHPKVEAYVLQWEETRDFLNRAMDFLRFLLPFYFRERRTHLTVAVGCTGGRHRSIVIVNQLAERLKRERDVKGMLIAVRHRDIERG, from the coding sequence GTGAAACCTCAGCGGATCATCTTGATCACCGGCCTTTCCGGGTCCGGAAAGACCACCGCCATCAAGGCCTTGGAGGATGCCGGTTTTTACTGCGTCGACAACCTTCCTCCTCCCCTTCTGTCCAAGTTCCTCGAGCTCTGCAAAGAATCGGCGGAAAAGATTTCGAAGGTCGCCATCGTCCAGGACATCCGGAGCGCCCTGGGCCATCTCCCTCCCGGACAGACAGAGGAGGATTTCTTCGAGGCCTCCCGACGGATGATCGAGGAGCTCCGAAGGGAAGGCTTTCCGATCGAGGTCCTCTTCTTGGATGCCTCCGACCCGGTCCTGACGAGGCGCTTCAGCGAGACGCGGCGACAGCATCCCCTCGCCCTCGGGGGGTGCATCCTCGACGGGATCCGCCTCGAGCGGGAGCGACTCCGGGGGCTTCGCGATATCGCCAATGAGGTGATCGATACCTCCCAGTTCAACGTCCACGAGCTGAAGGCGAAGGTCCAGCAGTATGCCCAGAAAGACCCCCAGGCGGTCCCCCTGACGCTCACCCTTCTCTCTTTCGGTTACAGCTTTGGCGTCCCCTACGAAGCGGACCTGATGTTCGATGTCCGTTTTTTGCCCAACCCCTACTACGTGGAGGAATTGAAACGGTTCCCGGGGGATCATCCGAAGGTGGAGGCCTATGTGTTACAATGGGAGGAAACCCGGGATTTTCTAAACCGGGCGATGGACTTTCTGAGGTTTCTTCTCCCCTTCTATTTCCGGGAGAGGCGGACCCACCTCACCGTGGCCGTGGGCTGCACGGGCGGAAGGCATCGGTCGATCGTCATCGTCAACCAGCTGGCCGAACGCCTGAAACGGGAGAGGGACGTCAAAGGGATGTTGATCGCGGTGAGACATCGGGATATCGAAAGGGGATGA
- a CDS encoding HPr family phosphocarrier protein: protein MEVRTFVIRNKLGLHARAAALFVKTANRFVSEVSLEKDGHTVNGKSIMGILMLAATKGSRITLKAEGKDEVEAIETLGKLFENKFGEE, encoded by the coding sequence ATGGAAGTCCGAACGTTCGTGATCCGTAACAAGTTGGGACTCCATGCGAGGGCTGCCGCCCTTTTCGTCAAAACCGCCAATCGGTTCGTCTCGGAGGTGAGCCTCGAAAAGGATGGCCACACCGTCAACGGAAAATCGATCATGGGCATCCTCATGCTGGCCGCGACCAAGGGCAGCCGGATTACCCTGAAGGCCGAGGGGAAAGACGAGGTGGAGGCGATCGAGACCTTAGGGAAGCTCTTCGAGAACAAATTCGGGGAGGAGTGA
- the ptsP gene encoding phosphoenolpyruvate--protein phosphotransferase — translation MAVQQQVNKTIHGIGASPGIVTGRAFLVERYKVRLPQRRILPSQVEEEVERFRQAIELSKQQLMEVKEKILDPEMRKHAFILDVHLMILNDQMLIENTTENIRRRKVNSEWALDLTLEKLDAAFQAIEDEYLRERRNDLHYVAARIFRNLMGRKHDDITKIKGKVIVVAHDLSPADTLQMHLKRVAGFVTDVGGRYSHTAILARSLGIPAVVGLEVATALINGGDLLALDGETGEVVINPTEEIFESYVERRRRIKLVEREVMKYATLPAETRDGVRVSLQANIELVEEVPSAKSHGAEGIGLYRTEILYLNRKDLPAEEEHYQTYRRLVENVAPDPVTIRTLDIGGDKFLLSYSSGKETNPAMGLRAIRFSMKEVEIFKAQLKGILRASAHGNVRILFPMISGMEEIRRAKAILEEVKRECSREKVPFDRSIKVGAMIEIPSASVTADLLAREVDFFSIGTNDLIQYALAVDRINEHVSYLYEPLHPAILRIVRGVVQSAREAGIPVALCGEMAAEPAYVLVLFGLGLEEFSMTPAAIPKVKKMLRMVKAGEVREMTERLFQYSTAREIKRVVRTWVNQRLPEEVVQSMSEVLRA, via the coding sequence ATGGCGGTTCAGCAACAGGTCAACAAGACGATCCACGGGATCGGCGCCTCTCCAGGGATCGTGACCGGCCGCGCCTTCCTGGTTGAACGATACAAGGTGAGGCTCCCTCAGCGGCGAATCCTCCCCTCCCAGGTGGAGGAGGAGGTGGAGCGGTTCCGGCAGGCCATCGAGCTGTCGAAGCAGCAGCTGATGGAGGTGAAGGAGAAGATCCTGGACCCCGAGATGCGGAAACACGCCTTCATCCTCGATGTCCATTTGATGATCTTGAATGATCAGATGCTGATCGAGAATACCACGGAGAACATCCGGAGGCGGAAGGTCAATTCGGAATGGGCCCTGGACCTCACCCTCGAAAAACTGGACGCGGCCTTTCAGGCCATCGAGGATGAATATCTGAGAGAGCGGCGAAACGACCTGCACTACGTGGCCGCCAGGATCTTCCGGAACCTCATGGGGAGGAAGCACGACGACATCACCAAGATCAAAGGGAAGGTGATCGTGGTGGCCCACGACCTCTCACCGGCCGATACCCTTCAGATGCACTTGAAGCGGGTGGCCGGTTTTGTGACCGATGTGGGGGGGAGATATTCCCATACCGCCATCCTCGCCCGCTCCCTGGGCATCCCGGCGGTCGTGGGTCTGGAGGTGGCCACCGCCCTCATCAACGGAGGCGATCTGCTCGCCCTCGATGGGGAGACCGGGGAGGTGGTCATCAATCCGACGGAGGAGATCTTCGAGTCCTATGTCGAGCGGAGGCGCCGGATCAAATTGGTGGAGCGGGAGGTGATGAAATATGCCACCCTGCCCGCCGAGACGAGGGACGGCGTCCGGGTCTCCCTTCAGGCCAATATCGAATTGGTGGAGGAGGTCCCCTCGGCCAAGAGCCACGGCGCGGAAGGCATCGGCCTCTACCGGACCGAGATCCTCTATCTGAACCGGAAAGACCTGCCCGCGGAGGAGGAGCATTACCAGACCTATCGGAGGTTGGTCGAGAACGTCGCCCCGGACCCGGTGACGATCCGGACCCTCGATATCGGGGGGGACAAATTCCTCCTCAGCTATTCCAGCGGGAAAGAGACGAACCCCGCCATGGGGCTTCGGGCGATCCGCTTCAGCATGAAGGAAGTCGAGATCTTCAAGGCCCAGCTGAAAGGGATCCTCCGGGCGAGCGCCCATGGGAATGTCCGGATCCTCTTCCCCATGATCTCCGGGATGGAGGAGATCCGCAGGGCGAAGGCCATCCTCGAAGAGGTGAAGCGGGAATGTTCCAGGGAAAAGGTCCCCTTCGACCGATCCATCAAGGTGGGGGCGATGATCGAGATCCCTTCGGCCTCGGTCACGGCCGATCTGCTGGCCCGGGAGGTCGATTTTTTCAGCATCGGGACGAACGACCTCATTCAGTATGCCCTGGCCGTGGACCGGATCAATGAACACGTCTCCTATCTCTACGAGCCCCTCCACCCCGCCATCCTGAGGATCGTCCGGGGAGTGGTCCAGTCTGCCCGGGAGGCGGGCATCCCCGTCGCCCTATGCGGAGAGATGGCCGCCGAACCCGCCTATGTGTTAGTGTTATTCGGTTTGGGGCTGGAGGAGTTCAGCATGACCCCGGCGGCCATTCCC
- the hprK gene encoding HPr(Ser) kinase/phosphatase — protein sequence MRHLLVGELAKDQQFRLGLTLLAGQKGLRKKITHPQVQKMGLAMTGFTRFINPERLQVIGNSEAAYFRTLPPERQEEVIHQICQLDLSCLVVTRNLEIPPPLLEGAEERGIPLFRTNLSSTEFIDRVTKFLEEKLAPSTSLHGVLMDVYGVGVLILGRSGIGKSECALDLILRGHRLVADDMVSIRRRSPEVLIGSGFEVIRHHMEIRGLGIINIRSLFGPEAIRDRKRIDLVLELVEWNTQQDYDRLGFEEQKYTLLDVDLPMLKIPVTPARNLTTIIEVAARNHLLKEMGYHSALEFERKLLRKMEERTGPTSDPGGEPE from the coding sequence CCAAGGATCAACAATTCCGCCTCGGTCTGACGCTCCTCGCCGGGCAGAAGGGATTGAGGAAGAAGATCACCCATCCCCAGGTCCAGAAGATGGGCCTGGCCATGACGGGCTTTACGCGGTTCATCAATCCCGAGAGGCTTCAGGTCATCGGCAATTCGGAGGCGGCCTACTTTCGCACCTTGCCTCCGGAACGCCAGGAGGAGGTGATCCACCAGATCTGCCAGCTCGACCTCTCCTGTCTGGTGGTGACCCGAAACCTCGAGATCCCTCCTCCCCTCTTGGAAGGGGCCGAGGAGCGAGGGATCCCCCTGTTTCGGACGAACCTGAGCTCGACGGAGTTCATCGACCGGGTCACGAAATTTTTGGAAGAGAAGCTGGCCCCCTCCACGAGCCTCCACGGCGTGCTCATGGACGTCTACGGCGTGGGCGTGCTCATCCTCGGGAGAAGCGGCATCGGGAAGAGTGAATGCGCCCTCGATCTCATCCTTCGAGGCCACCGATTGGTGGCCGATGACATGGTCTCCATCCGGAGACGTTCTCCGGAGGTGCTCATCGGAAGCGGCTTCGAGGTCATCCGGCACCATATGGAGATCCGGGGCCTGGGGATCATCAACATTCGAAGCCTCTTCGGTCCGGAGGCGATCCGGGACCGCAAGAGGATCGACCTGGTGCTGGAGTTGGTCGAGTGGAATACCCAACAGGACTACGACCGCCTCGGGTTTGAAGAGCAGAAATATACCCTGCTGGATGTTGACCTCCCCATGTTGAAGATCCCCGTCACCCCGGCACGGAATCTGACGACCATCATCGAGGTGGCTGCTCGAAACCATCTGCTGAAAGAGATGGGCTACCATTCGGCGCTGGAATTCGAGAGGAAGCTCCTTCGAAAGATGGAGGAGAGGACAGGGCCCACCTCGGACCCCGGGGGCGAGCCGGAGTGA